From Salvia splendens isolate huo1 chromosome 3, SspV2, whole genome shotgun sequence, a single genomic window includes:
- the LOC121794069 gene encoding protein NRT1/ PTR FAMILY 5.11-like isoform X2 — translation MVYDLRSSVVAVNSLELISVVVVVISTYATKVCKGRFLMVLFSATVFIVASILNFPVAGELNLWLFYPAMVLAHAALVVTLKVFLDDQFRPKYHDENERQEHTKFWWAMVSALAAIFNQLSPLSGFHLKKLALIIAMGCFFLLFLLGFEYYLDDGESSQSVTLIEKSKRPVNILSLCFCLSILNLVSAVGSTFFFLEAITLTVRDYVSVIILLDNVARLTEFVVSESSSYLLKKLREEKRFNFNLQKMELLRIGLGMWCCVLCCNFAVGVSTHRKYGPGGVDMSVYWLIPQFFLLGLTRGLTKEGFQSLYGYQAESRFKGWALGEFARGAGLFLSMICVYIFNGTYFSWFEKNIGSSSLDKYYSFLAVLSIGNAMFYCWVAAWYLAWPFLVKAGEKKQTKDREKWHNVMHTTEARPLQVNDRDKRPRGVMANGIHTREGSSWTYNSGDKKPKGYKAM, via the exons ATGGTGTACGACCTCCGGAGTTCTGTGGTAGCCGTGAATTCGCTAGAACTAATATCCGTTGTTGTCGTAGTGATCTCCACCTACGCAACCAAGGTTTGCAAGGGCCGCTTCTTGATGGTGCTTTTCTCCGCAACAGTATTCATCGTC GCATCCATACTCAACTTTCCGGTGGCTGGAGAGCTCAATTTGTGGTTATTCTACCCTGCAATGGTTTTGGCACACGCGGCGCTCGTGGTCACGTTGAAAGTATTTCTTGACGACCAGTTTAGGCCGAAGTATCACGACGAAAATGAGAGACAAGAGCACACCAAATTCTGGTGGGCAATGGTTTCCGCTTTGGCTGCCATCTTCAATCAGTTGTCGCCTCTATCGGGATTTCACTTGAAGAAACTCGCTCTTATCATTGCGATGGGGTGTTTCTTCCTATTGTTCTTATTGGGTTTCGAGTACTACTTGGATGATGGGGAGAGTAGCCAGAGCGTCACTTTGATAGAGAAATCAAAGAGGCCAGTGAATATTTTGTCCTTGTGTTTTTGTTTATCCATTTTGAACCTAGTTTCCGCCGTAGGCagcaccttcttcttcttagaaGCCATCACACTCACCGTCCGCGACTATGTATCTGTCATTATCCTACTCGACAACGTGGCGAGGCTCACAGAGTTCGTGGTCTCTGAGTCGTCCAGCTACCTCCTCAAGAAGCTCAGAGAGGAAAAGCGATTCAACTTCAACCTACAAAAGATGGAGCTGCTGAGAATCGGGCTTGGGATGTGGTGCTGCGTGCTGTGCTGCAACTTCGCTGTGGGAGTTTCAACACACAGGAAGTACGGCCCAGGTGGTGTAGATATGAGCGTGTACTGGCTAATTCCGCAGTTTTTTTTACTAGGACTGACGCGGGGACTCACTAAAGAAGGGTTTCAGTCGTTGTACGGATATCAGGCTGAATCTCGGTTCAAGGGGTGGGCTTTGGGAGAATTTGCGAGGGGAGCTGGTTTGTTCTTGAGCATGATTTGTGTTTATATCTTCAACGGCACGTACTTCAGTTGGTTCGAGAAGAATATAGGCAGCAGTAGCCTCGACAAGTATTATAGTTTTCTAGCTGTTTTGAGCATCGGAAACGCTATGTTTTACTGCTGGGTTGCGGCTTGGTACCTAGCCTGGCCCTTCCTAGTGAAAGCTGGGGAGAAAAAACAGACTAAAGATAGAGAAAAATGGCATAATGTAATGCACACTACAGAAGCCAGGCCGTTGCAAGTGAATGATCGAGATAAACGGCCTAGAGGAGTAATGGCTAACGGAATACACACGCGAGAAGGAAGCTCATGGACATACAACAGTGGTGACAAGAAGCCGAAAGGTTATAAAGCTATGTAA
- the LOC121794069 gene encoding protein NRT1/ PTR FAMILY 1.3-like isoform X1 — protein MYLIKEILFLFPELIIRFKKSILFIVGLIWSFKFVEKTFFNILITRQLAAGMVYDLRSSVVAVNSLELISVVVVVISTYATKVCKGRFLMVLFSATVFIVASILNFPVAGELNLWLFYPAMVLAHAALVVTLKVFLDDQFRPKYHDENERQEHTKFWWAMVSALAAIFNQLSPLSGFHLKKLALIIAMGCFFLLFLLGFEYYLDDGESSQSVTLIEKSKRPVNILSLCFCLSILNLVSAVGSTFFFLEAITLTVRDYVSVIILLDNVARLTEFVVSESSSYLLKKLREEKRFNFNLQKMELLRIGLGMWCCVLCCNFAVGVSTHRKYGPGGVDMSVYWLIPQFFLLGLTRGLTKEGFQSLYGYQAESRFKGWALGEFARGAGLFLSMICVYIFNGTYFSWFEKNIGSSSLDKYYSFLAVLSIGNAMFYCWVAAWYLAWPFLVKAGEKKQTKDREKWHNVMHTTEARPLQVNDRDKRPRGVMANGIHTREGSSWTYNSGDKKPKGYKAM, from the exons ATGTATCTCATCAAAGAAATCTTATTCTTGTTTCCTGAACTCATCATCCGCTTCAAAAAATCAATTCTGTTCATCGTAG GGCTCATATGGAGCTTCAAGTTCGTGGAGAAGACATTTTTCAACATATTAATCACGCGCCAGCTCGCCGCGGGGATGGTGTACGACCTCCGGAGTTCTGTGGTAGCCGTGAATTCGCTAGAACTAATATCCGTTGTTGTCGTAGTGATCTCCACCTACGCAACCAAGGTTTGCAAGGGCCGCTTCTTGATGGTGCTTTTCTCCGCAACAGTATTCATCGTC GCATCCATACTCAACTTTCCGGTGGCTGGAGAGCTCAATTTGTGGTTATTCTACCCTGCAATGGTTTTGGCACACGCGGCGCTCGTGGTCACGTTGAAAGTATTTCTTGACGACCAGTTTAGGCCGAAGTATCACGACGAAAATGAGAGACAAGAGCACACCAAATTCTGGTGGGCAATGGTTTCCGCTTTGGCTGCCATCTTCAATCAGTTGTCGCCTCTATCGGGATTTCACTTGAAGAAACTCGCTCTTATCATTGCGATGGGGTGTTTCTTCCTATTGTTCTTATTGGGTTTCGAGTACTACTTGGATGATGGGGAGAGTAGCCAGAGCGTCACTTTGATAGAGAAATCAAAGAGGCCAGTGAATATTTTGTCCTTGTGTTTTTGTTTATCCATTTTGAACCTAGTTTCCGCCGTAGGCagcaccttcttcttcttagaaGCCATCACACTCACCGTCCGCGACTATGTATCTGTCATTATCCTACTCGACAACGTGGCGAGGCTCACAGAGTTCGTGGTCTCTGAGTCGTCCAGCTACCTCCTCAAGAAGCTCAGAGAGGAAAAGCGATTCAACTTCAACCTACAAAAGATGGAGCTGCTGAGAATCGGGCTTGGGATGTGGTGCTGCGTGCTGTGCTGCAACTTCGCTGTGGGAGTTTCAACACACAGGAAGTACGGCCCAGGTGGTGTAGATATGAGCGTGTACTGGCTAATTCCGCAGTTTTTTTTACTAGGACTGACGCGGGGACTCACTAAAGAAGGGTTTCAGTCGTTGTACGGATATCAGGCTGAATCTCGGTTCAAGGGGTGGGCTTTGGGAGAATTTGCGAGGGGAGCTGGTTTGTTCTTGAGCATGATTTGTGTTTATATCTTCAACGGCACGTACTTCAGTTGGTTCGAGAAGAATATAGGCAGCAGTAGCCTCGACAAGTATTATAGTTTTCTAGCTGTTTTGAGCATCGGAAACGCTATGTTTTACTGCTGGGTTGCGGCTTGGTACCTAGCCTGGCCCTTCCTAGTGAAAGCTGGGGAGAAAAAACAGACTAAAGATAGAGAAAAATGGCATAATGTAATGCACACTACAGAAGCCAGGCCGTTGCAAGTGAATGATCGAGATAAACGGCCTAGAGGAGTAATGGCTAACGGAATACACACGCGAGAAGGAAGCTCATGGACATACAACAGTGGTGACAAGAAGCCGAAAGGTTATAAAGCTATGTAA
- the LOC121795282 gene encoding protein NRT1/ PTR FAMILY 5.5-like: MVPNKEAPSWFRLHIGFSFTNSIIFILGLIWSYRMVEKTFLDILITRMWKLYDLKSSVVVVNLHEVITICFVVVFSTATDVYRGRSVRFWMVVFSTTVCIIGLMLNYLEAGNDDKGQLHLWLFFSMGLMDLAQAGLRVTLRVFLEDQFREVDREKGERRLYTKLCWILVSAVAVIFAQFETLTGFHFRTLLLALTSVIAFFFIVFVSGFNFYHKDGESNERNDVRATNEDSKWKMRVILFLVWVSLSILSLVSASGSTFFLIEAITLTSHHKNLFSILVLANLVRCMETTATEVSRCVVAQLKESRDYNIPKMELLRIGIGLGCCMMCCSIAEWTGTHRKYAKGGSTMSVYWLIPQFFLLGLMRGFAKDGFKSLFESRVRPWFKGHGRSLGVLTTGFGSILSIVCVFIYGSGQFKWFQMTYTIVASTSIIAFCQF, from the exons ATGGTTCCCAACAAAGAAGCCCCAAGCTGGTTTCGTCTCCACATCGGCTTCAGCTTCACCAATTCCATCATTTTCATCCTAG GGCTTATATGGAGCTATAGGATGGTGGAGAAGACGTTTCTCGACATCTTAATCACGCGCATGTGGAAGTTGTACGACCTCAAAAGTTCTGTGGTAGTCGTTAATTTGCATGAAGTTATAACCATTTGTTTTGTAGTAGTTTTCAGTACTGCAACCGACGTTTATAGGGGCCGCTCAGTCCGTTTCTGGATGGTGGTTTTCTCCACCACAGTTTGCATCATC GGACTAATGCTCAACTACTTGGAGGCCGGAAATGACGATAAAGGGCAGCTTCATTTGTGGTTATTCTTCTCTATGGGGCTAATGGATTTGGCTCAAGCCGGACTTAGAGTCACGCTGAGAGTATTTCTTGAAGACCAGTTTAGGGAGGTGGATAGAGAAAAGGGCGAGAGACGGCTATACACCAAACTCTGTTGGATTCTGGTCTCCGCCGTTGCAGTCATCTTCGCTCAGTTTGAGACTTTGACAGGGTTTCACTTCAGAACACTTTTACTAGCATTAACGAGCGTGATAGCGTTTTTCTTCATAGTTTTCGTATCTGGTTTCAATTTCTACCACAAGGACGGGGAGAGCAACGAACGCAACGACGTCAGAGCCACAAATGaggattcaaaatggaaaatgaggGTTATTCTTTTTTTGGTGTGGGTTAGTTTATCAATTTTAAGCCTAGTTTCTGCTTCCGGAAGCACCTTCTTCTTGATAGAAGCCATCACACTCACATCTCACCACAAAAATCTATTTTCCATCCTCGTGCTCGCTAATCTGGTGAGATGCATGGAGACCACGGCCACAGAAGTGTCCCGGTGCGTAGTGGCACAGCTTAAAGAGAGCCGGGATTACAACATCCCGAAGATGGAGCTGTTGAGAATCGGAATTGGATTAGGTTGCTGCATGATGTGCTGCAGCATTGCTGAATGGACCGGGACACACAGGAAGTACGCCAAGGGTGGCAGCACCATGAGCGTGTATTGGCTAATCCCGCAGTTCTTTTTACTGGGGCTGATGCGGGGATTCGCTAAAGATGGGTTTAAATCGTTGTTTGAATCCAGGGTTCGGCCTTGGTTCAAGGGACACGGCCGGTCTTTGGGAGTGCTTACGACGGGATTTGGAAGCATTCTGAGCATAGTTTGCG
- the LOC121795272 gene encoding protein NRT1/ PTR FAMILY 5.6-like → MTETDDKGQPNLWLFFYPALGLLGLAQAGHKVTLRVFLEDQFRRRRVETNDKERRRCTKFWWFLVSVVAAIFAQLEPLTGFPFKTLALALISVMMFFFIVFFLGFEQYHNGEIDNDEAPHQGITWRMIIILLRLWVCLSSLSLVSASGSTFFLLEATSLVAHHDNLFAILILANLVRCVEIMVSELSRWATKQLGFRISIVELMRIGMGIGCCILCCNIASIAADDRGGGVMSVYWLIPQFFLLGLVRGFAKDGFQSVFESNVHPPYKIHGRCLGALTTGFGSLLSILCVYIFGMKQFYIFGSKQFQWFQYDLENSRLNKYYNFLSILSVWNGFLYVDLMRSYVGTWFLMEDAEMQKAYLDHKQKMG, encoded by the coding sequence ATGACTGAAACTGACGATAAAGGGCAGCCTAATTTGTGGTTATTCTTCTACCCTGCATTGGGGCTACTGGGTTTGGCGCAAGCGGGGCATAAAGTCACGCTGAGAGTATTTCTTGAAGATCAGTTTAGGCGGCGCCGGGTGGAAACAAATGATAAAGAGAGACGACGATGCACCAAATTCTGGTGGTTTCTGGTCTCCGTTGTGGCTGCCATCTTCGCTCAGTTGGAGCCTTTAACTGGATTTCCCTTCAAGACCCTCGCACTAGCTTTAATCAGCGTGATGATGTTTTTCTTCATAGTGTTCTTTTTGGGTTTCGAACAGTACCATAACGGGGAGATTGACAACGACGAGGCGCCACATCAGGGTATAACATGGAGAATGATTATCATTCTCTTGCGGTTATGGGTCTGTTTGTCCAGTTTAAGCCTGGTTTCTGCTTCTGGAAGCACCTTCTTCTTGTTAGAAGCTACCTCCCTCGTTGCTCACCACGACAATCTATTTGCTATTCTCATACTCGCTAATCTGGTGAGGTGTGTGGAGATCATGGTCTCAGAATTGTCCAGATGGGCAACCAAACAGCTGGGATTCAGAATATCGATTGTGGAGCTGATGAGAATCGGCATGGGCATAGGGTGCTGCATTCTGTGCTGCAACATTGCTTCCATAGCTGCGGACGACAGGGGTGGCGGTGTGATGAGCGTGTATTGGCTAATTCCACAGTTCTTTTTACTAGGACTGGTAAGGGGATTCGCTAAAGATGGGTTTCAATCGGTGTTTGAGTCGAATGTTCATCCTCCATATAAGATACACGGCCGGTGTTTGGGAGCACTTACAACGGGGTTTGGAAGCTTATTGAGTATACTTTGCGTTTACATCTTCGGTATGAAGCAATTCTACATCTTCGGTAGCAAGCAGTTCCAATGGTTTCAGTATGACCTAGAGAATAGTAGACTCAACAAGTACTATAATTTTCTGTCAATTTTAAGTGTCTGGAACGGTTTCTTGTACGTTGATCTTATGAGGTCATACGTAGGCACGTGGTTCCTAATGGAAGACGCAGAAATGCAAAAAGCGTACCTTGACCACAAACAAAAGATGGGATAA